Proteins co-encoded in one Methylomonas albis genomic window:
- the prfA gene encoding peptide chain release factor 1 → MKSSIQTKLENLGERFEEITALLSQPEVQSNQNQFRSLSQEYAQIEPLVACYKTYQDNEANLESAQEMAKDSDPELREMAKEEIQAAETQREELVQQLQILLLPKDPNDNRNIFLEVRAGTGGDEAAIFSGDLARMYQRYAERQGWSSEIINENRGEHGGFKEVIMRISGQNVYSQLKFESGTHRVQRVPETESQGRVHTSACTVAIMPEVDAVDEIDINPADLRVDTFRASGAGGQHVNRTESAIRITHIPSGVVVECQDERSQHKNRARAMGVLQARLMSAAQEKQHAEQSESRKLQVGSGDRSERIRTYNYPQGRLTDHRINLTLYKLEEIMEGGLEHVIQPLIHEHQAELLTQLGNA, encoded by the coding sequence ATGAAATCCTCGATACAAACCAAACTGGAAAACCTCGGCGAACGCTTCGAGGAAATCACCGCACTGCTGTCGCAACCCGAAGTACAAAGCAATCAAAACCAATTCCGCAGCCTAAGCCAAGAATACGCGCAGATCGAACCGCTAGTGGCTTGCTACAAAACCTATCAGGACAACGAAGCCAATCTGGAATCGGCTCAAGAAATGGCTAAGGACAGCGACCCTGAGCTGCGGGAAATGGCCAAAGAGGAAATCCAAGCCGCCGAGACACAGCGCGAAGAATTGGTACAACAACTGCAAATCTTGCTGCTGCCCAAAGATCCCAACGACAACCGCAACATCTTTTTGGAGGTGCGCGCCGGCACCGGCGGCGACGAAGCGGCGATCTTCTCCGGCGACTTGGCGCGCATGTATCAACGCTATGCGGAAAGACAAGGTTGGAGCAGCGAAATTATCAACGAAAATCGCGGCGAACACGGCGGCTTCAAAGAGGTCATTATGCGTATCAGCGGTCAGAATGTTTACTCGCAATTGAAATTCGAGTCAGGCACCCACCGCGTGCAACGCGTGCCGGAAACCGAATCGCAAGGCCGCGTGCATACTTCGGCCTGCACCGTGGCGATCATGCCGGAAGTCGATGCGGTAGACGAAATCGACATCAATCCCGCCGATCTGCGCGTCGACACCTTCCGCGCCTCCGGCGCCGGCGGCCAGCACGTTAACCGTACCGAATCGGCGATCCGCATTACCCACATCCCATCTGGTGTTGTAGTGGAATGTCAGGACGAGCGCTCGCAGCATAAAAACCGCGCCCGAGCGATGGGGGTATTACAAGCGCGCTTGATGTCCGCCGCCCAGGAAAAGCAACATGCCGAACAGTCTGAAAGCCGCAAACTGCAGGTGGGTAGCGGCGACCGATCCGAGCGCATCCGCACCTACAACTATCCACAAGGGCGACTAACCGATCACCGCATCAATCTGACGCTCTACAAACTGGAAGAAATCATGGAAGGCGGGTTGGAACATGTGATTCAGCCGCTGATTCACGAACATCAAGCGGAATTGCTAACCCAGTTGGGCAATGCCTGA
- the hemA gene encoding glutamyl-tRNA reductase, which translates to MTLLAVGINYNTAPIAIRERLAFPTEMLDNTLKNLWNLREISEAAILSTCNRTEFYYQADNDNQSSLVNWIADTKQIKPAEFTPYLYSHKDSQSIRHMFRVACGLDSMILGEPQILGQMKTAYHAASQAGTLGRNLSKLFQHTFSAAKKVRTDTAIGSSPVSVAFAAVQLAQQIFDKLSEQTALLIGAGETIELTARHLYQHGVGRIIIANRTYDKAHALAMQFNGYAINLAELPNHLAEADIVVSSTASLLPILGKGRVESAIKIRKHKPMFMVDLAIPRDIEAEVAQLRDVYLYTVDDLQNTVNQNMDSRRRAAEQAEEIIDTQVEHFMAWLRSQGAQETIRDFRTQAEQTRDEALQRALSQLNGGVAADEVLQRLAHTLTNKLIHTPCAQLREAGANDRHDLIAASRELFKLR; encoded by the coding sequence ATGACTCTTCTTGCCGTAGGGATAAATTACAATACAGCGCCGATCGCGATCCGCGAACGCTTGGCGTTCCCGACGGAAATGCTCGACAACACGTTGAAAAACCTGTGGAATCTTCGCGAGATTAGCGAGGCCGCCATTCTGTCGACTTGCAACCGCACCGAGTTTTATTACCAGGCCGACAATGACAATCAATCCTCGCTAGTAAACTGGATTGCCGACACCAAACAAATCAAACCCGCCGAATTTACCCCTTATTTATACAGCCATAAGGATAGTCAATCGATACGCCACATGTTCAGAGTGGCTTGCGGCCTGGATTCGATGATACTGGGTGAGCCGCAAATTCTCGGCCAAATGAAAACCGCCTACCACGCCGCCTCACAAGCCGGCACGCTGGGCAGAAATCTCAGCAAATTGTTTCAACACACATTTTCCGCCGCTAAAAAGGTCCGCACCGACACCGCTATCGGCTCCAGCCCGGTCTCAGTCGCATTTGCCGCCGTGCAACTGGCACAGCAGATTTTCGACAAGCTCAGCGAACAAACCGCCCTACTGATAGGAGCCGGCGAAACCATAGAACTTACAGCCCGCCATCTTTATCAGCACGGCGTCGGCCGCATCATCATTGCCAACCGCACTTACGACAAAGCCCACGCACTGGCGATGCAGTTCAACGGCTACGCAATCAATCTCGCCGAGCTGCCGAATCATTTGGCGGAAGCTGATATTGTCGTGTCATCCACCGCCAGCCTACTGCCGATTCTCGGCAAGGGCCGCGTGGAAAGTGCGATTAAGATCCGCAAACACAAACCGATGTTCATGGTCGATCTGGCCATACCGCGCGACATCGAAGCCGAGGTGGCACAACTGCGAGACGTCTATCTCTATACCGTCGATGACTTGCAAAACACCGTCAATCAAAATATGGATTCGCGCCGCCGAGCCGCCGAGCAGGCCGAAGAAATTATCGACACCCAAGTCGAACACTTCATGGCTTGGTTGCGTTCCCAAGGCGCACAAGAAACCATCCGCGACTTCCGCACTCAGGCCGAGCAAACTCGCGACGAAGCATTGCAAAGAGCGCTCTCCCAGCTCAATGGCGGCGTAGCTGCCGACGAAGTACTGCAACGTCTCGCACATACCTTGACCAATAAGCTGATTCACACCCCCTGCGCGCAATTACGCGAAGCTGGCGCCAACGACCGCCACGACCTGATCGCTGCTTCCCGCGAACTTTTTAAATTACGATAA
- a CDS encoding tetratricopeptide repeat protein has product MKKWIAIAIFLSMSGCAVSPEKEPDVEGLQTKPEGLESRVNRNTVIDEEVLYLLMAAELAGQRNQYHLAMDAYLQAAKRVDDPRIAERAVKIGLFLKDEQRTREALTVWLAKDGKNLAARKFAVLLAIKNSDKKAAVENLNAMLADDPAGFEVAVLEMTKLLEKEGRTQFTYDVLDELAIEHPVQASVFFLQAVLASVLQNNELAQQKVNQALLIQPDWNKAVILQAQLAGRSGDLAKARASLEKALKAAPEDRMLRKMLLEVLVNDRDYDDAIKLCQSVLEDKPDDAETLFTLALIHMQQGQVDKAENVLEKLLSNPEWEGQASFYLGKIELEKQHPDKALVWFDRVGDGNYAFDADMAAVSLLMNQKRFDEIEARIKRMDDKYPEQHLRILMVRAELYNQLGNYQEAFDVLTLALKDMPDNREVLYARALVAERLDKLDVLEADLQKILDKKPDDVGALNALGYTLTDRTQRYDEAAKYLERALSLQPDEAVVIDSYGWLQFKLGKPERALEFLRRAYEKQQENEIAAHIAEVLWSLGEKKEAKELFDSVYKKSPDDEYLLEFKKRFLQNGQ; this is encoded by the coding sequence ATGAAAAAATGGATAGCCATAGCAATATTTTTATCTATGTCGGGATGTGCTGTTTCGCCCGAGAAAGAGCCTGACGTAGAGGGTTTGCAGACCAAGCCGGAGGGTTTGGAAAGCAGGGTTAATCGCAATACGGTGATCGATGAAGAGGTGCTGTATTTGCTGATGGCCGCCGAATTAGCCGGTCAACGCAATCAGTATCATTTGGCGATGGACGCTTATTTGCAAGCCGCTAAGCGGGTCGATGATCCGCGGATCGCAGAACGAGCCGTCAAAATCGGTCTGTTTCTGAAAGACGAGCAGCGTACTCGCGAGGCGTTGACGGTTTGGTTGGCCAAAGATGGTAAAAATTTGGCGGCCAGAAAGTTTGCTGTGTTACTGGCGATCAAAAATTCAGATAAAAAGGCTGCGGTAGAAAATCTCAATGCGATGTTGGCTGACGATCCTGCAGGTTTTGAGGTGGCTGTGCTGGAAATGACCAAGCTGCTGGAAAAAGAAGGTCGCACTCAGTTCACTTATGATGTGTTGGATGAATTGGCAATCGAGCATCCTGTTCAGGCGAGTGTGTTTTTCTTGCAGGCAGTTTTGGCGTCGGTTTTGCAAAATAACGAGTTGGCCCAGCAAAAAGTCAATCAAGCATTGTTGATACAGCCTGATTGGAATAAAGCGGTGATTTTACAAGCGCAATTGGCGGGGCGCTCGGGCGATTTGGCGAAGGCGCGCGCATCTTTGGAAAAGGCACTAAAAGCGGCTCCGGAAGACAGGATGCTGAGAAAAATGTTGCTGGAAGTGTTGGTCAATGACCGAGACTACGACGATGCTATAAAGCTTTGTCAGAGTGTGCTGGAAGATAAGCCCGACGATGCGGAAACTTTGTTTACGCTTGCTTTGATCCATATGCAGCAAGGCCAGGTCGATAAGGCTGAAAATGTGCTTGAGAAGTTGCTGAGCAATCCCGAATGGGAAGGGCAGGCTAGTTTTTATCTGGGTAAAATCGAACTTGAGAAACAGCATCCCGATAAGGCTTTGGTTTGGTTTGATCGGGTCGGCGACGGTAATTATGCGTTCGACGCGGATATGGCGGCGGTGTCTTTGTTGATGAATCAAAAACGATTCGACGAGATTGAGGCTCGTATCAAGCGAATGGATGACAAGTATCCGGAGCAGCATTTACGGATTTTGATGGTTAGGGCGGAACTATATAATCAACTGGGTAATTACCAGGAAGCCTTTGATGTCCTGACGCTGGCTTTGAAAGACATGCCCGATAACCGAGAGGTGCTATATGCCAGGGCTTTGGTTGCCGAGCGCTTGGATAAGTTGGATGTGTTGGAAGCCGACTTGCAAAAGATTTTAGACAAAAAGCCTGATGATGTCGGTGCGTTGAATGCGTTGGGTTATACGTTGACGGATAGAACGCAGCGTTACGATGAGGCGGCGAAATATTTGGAGCGCGCTTTGAGCTTACAGCCTGATGAGGCTGTGGTTATAGACAGTTATGGCTGGTTGCAGTTTAAGCTCGGAAAGCCCGAGCGAGCGTTGGAGTTTCTGCGTAGAGCTTACGAGAAGCAGCAGGAAAATGAGATTGCTGCACATATTGCCGAGGTGCTTTGGTCTTTAGGTGAGAAAAAAGAAGCCAAAGAACTTTTTGACAGTGTTTATAAAAAATCGCCCGATGACGAGTATTTGTTGGAATTTAAAAAGCGCTTTCTGCAGAACGGGCAATGA
- the lolB gene encoding lipoprotein insertase outer membrane protein LolB, whose amino-acid sequence MLSEKSDGVYRLQDMRVLQQQHWYFEGRLALADERDSFSASVSWRHRLGRDDIELAGPLAQGKLMISVEADIVSVDDGDTRKEFRGPVEEVLAEQLGVAMPVNALKYWVLGLPDPEQSFVDQGDGFLQAGWRVGFREMQHVNAVVLPRKINAEKDKTRIKLVVDQWDLS is encoded by the coding sequence TTGTTATCTGAGAAGTCTGATGGCGTGTATCGATTGCAAGATATGCGGGTCTTGCAACAGCAGCATTGGTATTTCGAGGGGCGTTTGGCATTGGCTGATGAGAGAGATTCGTTTTCCGCGTCGGTGAGTTGGAGGCATCGTTTGGGTCGCGATGATATTGAGCTGGCTGGGCCGCTGGCTCAAGGCAAGCTTATGATATCCGTAGAGGCTGACATCGTGTCGGTAGACGACGGCGATACCCGCAAAGAGTTTCGTGGGCCGGTCGAAGAGGTATTGGCGGAGCAACTAGGTGTGGCGATGCCGGTGAACGCTTTGAAATATTGGGTGCTCGGGTTGCCAGATCCGGAACAGTCGTTTGTCGATCAGGGAGATGGTTTCTTGCAGGCTGGCTGGCGGGTCGGTTTCAGAGAAATGCAGCATGTTAATGCCGTAGTGCTGCCGCGAAAAATCAACGCGGAAAAAGATAAAACAAGAATTAAATTAGTCGTGGATCAGTGGGATTTGTCGTGA
- the ispE gene encoding 4-(cytidine 5'-diphospho)-2-C-methyl-D-erythritol kinase, whose amino-acid sequence MTEVQEKVSGWGERWPAPAKLNLMLRITGRRSDGYHLLQTVFQIIDLCDWISFYPAEDGRVFLRDPIPGVPEQEDLTVRAANLLKQYTGCRLGVCIDVEKNLPMGGGLGGGSSDAATTLLVLNKLWNLKLPLDKLMELGLRLGADVPVFVYGYTAWGEGVGEELQSITLAEQWVVVIKPDCHVNTRQIFLAEELTRDSKPITMRDFIAGDWKNDCLPVVSNLYKSVGEAVDALSQYAEARLTGTGACVFAQFDSEESAREAFSALSPNWSVYLAQGLNRSPLYEKLEQGSV is encoded by the coding sequence GTGACGGAAGTGCAAGAAAAAGTGTCGGGCTGGGGCGAGAGATGGCCGGCGCCGGCTAAGCTAAATTTAATGTTGAGAATCACCGGGCGTCGTTCCGATGGTTATCATTTGCTACAAACAGTATTTCAAATTATTGATCTGTGTGATTGGATAAGTTTTTACCCTGCGGAGGATGGTCGGGTATTTTTGCGTGATCCCATTCCGGGTGTGCCGGAGCAGGAAGACTTGACGGTTCGTGCTGCCAATTTATTGAAGCAATATACCGGCTGTCGACTGGGTGTATGCATTGATGTTGAAAAAAACCTGCCCATGGGCGGTGGCTTGGGGGGTGGTAGTTCGGATGCTGCAACCACTCTCTTGGTCCTGAATAAGTTGTGGAACCTGAAGTTGCCATTAGACAAATTGATGGAGCTAGGCTTGCGGCTTGGCGCCGATGTCCCTGTTTTTGTTTATGGTTATACTGCTTGGGGGGAAGGCGTTGGCGAGGAGTTGCAGTCAATAACGCTTGCGGAGCAATGGGTTGTGGTGATCAAGCCTGATTGCCACGTTAACACCAGGCAAATTTTTTTAGCAGAAGAGTTGACAAGAGATAGTAAACCCATCACAATGCGCGACTTCATTGCAGGCGATTGGAAAAATGATTGTCTTCCGGTGGTTAGCAATTTATATAAGTCAGTGGGTGAGGCAGTGGATGCTTTGTCCCAATACGCAGAAGCTAGATTGACGGGAACTGGGGCGTGTGTGTTTGCTCAGTTCGATTCCGAAGAATCGGCGCGCGAGGCATTTTCTGCGCTGAGTCCGAATTGGTCGGTTTATTTGGCTCAAGGGCTGAATAGGTCGCCACTGTACGAGAAATTAGAACAGGGATCTGTTTAA
- a CDS encoding ribose-phosphate diphosphokinase, producing MREASVMVFSGNANKALSEGIVKKLNMRLGMASVGRFSDGEIFVEIEENVRGRDVFVIQPTCAPTNENLMELLVMIDALRRASAARITAVMPYYGYARQDRRSRSARVPITARLVADMIGNAGADRALTVDLHADQIMGFFGIPVDNVYASPILLGDIWRQEYENLIVVSPDVGGVVRARAIAKRLGDADLAIIDKRRPRPNVSEIMHIIGDVEGRTCVMVDDLVDTAGTLCHAAEALKKNGAKKVVAYCTHPVLSGAAAENVQNSVLDELVVTDTIPLTAELSGVAKIRQLSVAEMLAETIRRIAMGESVSSLYVD from the coding sequence ATGCGTGAAGCCTCGGTAATGGTATTCTCAGGTAATGCCAATAAGGCGTTGTCTGAAGGTATTGTGAAGAAGCTCAACATGCGCCTCGGCATGGCCAGTGTTGGTCGCTTTAGTGATGGCGAGATTTTTGTTGAGATAGAAGAGAATGTTAGAGGTAGGGATGTATTTGTTATACAGCCTACCTGCGCGCCAACCAACGAAAACTTAATGGAATTGTTGGTAATGATTGATGCTCTCAGGCGGGCGTCAGCGGCGAGAATAACGGCCGTTATGCCTTACTACGGATATGCCAGGCAAGATCGACGCTCAAGATCGGCGAGGGTGCCTATTACTGCTAGATTGGTCGCGGATATGATAGGTAATGCTGGCGCCGACAGAGCTTTGACGGTCGATTTGCATGCGGATCAAATTATGGGGTTCTTTGGGATCCCTGTTGATAACGTATATGCGTCGCCGATTTTGCTGGGTGACATTTGGCGGCAAGAATACGAGAATTTGATTGTGGTTTCGCCGGATGTTGGCGGTGTGGTCAGGGCGCGTGCGATTGCTAAGCGTCTGGGCGATGCAGACTTGGCTATAATCGATAAGCGCCGGCCGAGGCCGAACGTTTCGGAAATTATGCACATAATTGGCGATGTTGAGGGGCGGACTTGTGTCATGGTGGATGACTTGGTCGATACGGCGGGCACTTTATGTCACGCCGCCGAGGCGTTGAAGAAAAATGGTGCTAAGAAAGTCGTTGCTTACTGTACTCATCCTGTGTTGTCTGGTGCTGCGGCGGAAAATGTTCAAAACTCCGTTCTTGATGAATTAGTGGTTACCGACACGATCCCGTTGACGGCAGAATTGTCCGGGGTTGCTAAGATCAGGCAGCTGAGTGTTGCAGAGATGTTGGCGGAAACAATACGCCGTATAGCTATGGGCGAGTCTGTAAGCTCGCTTTATGTTGATTGA
- a CDS encoding 50S ribosomal protein L25/general stress protein Ctc gives MANVFEFVAEARSASGSSAAKIVRRRGKVPAVIYGGGGAPEMLLLDHNEVVKHLVHEAVYSHVLDLKIDGRTEKAVLKHIQRHPAKPLVLHMDFMRVDGAHKLKVHVPLHFINEAISVGVKKGGVVTHAMSDVEVFCMPSALPEFIEVDLAGVDTGSTIHLSDLVLPAGVEIAALQHGAEHDHPVAQIVKSKSAEVAE, from the coding sequence ATGGCTAACGTGTTTGAATTTGTTGCAGAAGCTCGCAGTGCCTCAGGCAGTAGTGCGGCCAAAATTGTTCGTCGCCGGGGTAAAGTTCCTGCGGTAATTTACGGCGGTGGCGGTGCTCCTGAGATGTTGTTGCTGGATCATAATGAGGTGGTTAAGCATTTGGTGCATGAGGCGGTCTATTCCCATGTGCTTGATCTTAAGATTGATGGCAGGACTGAAAAAGCTGTTCTTAAGCATATACAGCGGCATCCTGCAAAACCGCTAGTTTTGCATATGGACTTCATGCGCGTTGATGGGGCGCATAAGTTGAAGGTGCATGTGCCTTTGCATTTCATTAACGAAGCTATTTCAGTAGGTGTGAAAAAGGGTGGCGTGGTTACTCATGCCATGTCCGATGTAGAGGTGTTCTGTATGCCTTCTGCCCTGCCGGAGTTTATCGAAGTTGATTTGGCGGGTGTGGATACAGGATCGACAATACATTTGTCTGATTTAGTATTGCCCGCTGGTGTCGAAATTGCTGCTCTGCAGCATGGTGCGGAGCATGATCATCCTGTTGCGCAAATCGTTAAATCAAAATCGGCGGAAGTTGCTGAATAA
- the pth gene encoding aminoacyl-tRNA hydrolase yields the protein MIKLIVGLGNPGRQYEKTRHNAGFLFVEHLARIAGAAWSGSGQFSGEVAECSIGGYKLILLKPMTFMNRSGMSVGRFLRYYKLNPEEMLVVHDDLELAEGLVKSKRDGGHGGHNGLRDIIAHIDSRDFYRLRVGIGRPVAGEKVADYVLSGLSLDGQARLARLFEELASNMEALIVGNLTLIND from the coding sequence ATGATTAAGTTAATTGTTGGTCTGGGTAATCCCGGGCGGCAATACGAAAAAACCCGGCATAACGCCGGGTTTTTGTTTGTGGAGCATTTGGCAAGGATTGCTGGTGCAGCTTGGTCGGGTAGTGGTCAGTTTTCTGGTGAGGTAGCCGAGTGCAGTATTGGTGGATATAAGCTTATATTGTTAAAGCCGATGACCTTTATGAACAGAAGCGGCATGTCTGTTGGCAGGTTTTTGCGGTATTACAAGCTTAATCCTGAGGAAATGCTTGTGGTTCATGATGATCTTGAGCTTGCCGAGGGGCTCGTTAAGTCAAAAAGGGATGGTGGTCATGGAGGGCATAATGGGTTGCGCGATATTATTGCTCATATTGATTCCCGAGATTTTTACCGGCTGAGGGTCGGTATTGGTCGTCCTGTTGCAGGAGAAAAAGTGGCGGATTATGTATTGTCCGGCTTGTCGCTCGATGGGCAGGCGAGATTAGCGAGATTATTTGAGGAATTGGCAAGCAATATGGAGGCGCTAATCGTCGGCAATCTTACGCTGATCAATGATTGA
- the tuf gene encoding elongation factor Tu, which yields MAKEKFERKKPHVNVGTIGHVDHGKTTLTAALTKVMAELQGGEVKAFDQIDNAPEERARGITISTSHVEYESANRHYAHVDCPGHADYVKNMITGAAQMDGAILVCSAADGPMPQTREHILLSRQVGVPYIVVFLNKADMVDDAELIELVEMEIRELLNQYEFPGDDTPIIVGSALKALEGEQSEIGVQSVVRLVEALDTYIPEPERAIDGKFLMPIEDVFSISGRGTVVTGRVERGIVKVGEAVEIVGIKDTVQTTCTGVEMFRKLLDQGQAGDNVGVLLRGTKREDVERGQVLAHVNSIKPHAHFKAEIYVLSKEEGGRHTPFFNGYRPQFYFRTTDVTGAVDLPEGVEMVMPGDNIAVTVKLISPIAMEDGLRFAIREGGRTVGAGVVASIIE from the coding sequence ATGGCTAAAGAAAAATTTGAAAGAAAGAAACCGCATGTAAACGTTGGTACGATTGGTCACGTTGATCATGGTAAGACCACATTGACAGCGGCATTAACAAAAGTAATGGCGGAGCTGCAAGGCGGCGAAGTTAAAGCTTTTGATCAAATCGACAACGCCCCAGAAGAACGTGCGCGCGGTATCACCATTTCCACCTCACACGTAGAATATGAGTCAGCCAATCGCCACTATGCCCACGTTGACTGCCCGGGTCATGCTGACTACGTCAAAAACATGATTACCGGTGCTGCCCAAATGGACGGCGCGATTCTGGTTTGCTCCGCCGCGGACGGTCCTATGCCGCAAACCCGTGAGCACATTCTGTTGTCACGCCAAGTGGGTGTGCCATACATCGTAGTGTTTCTAAATAAGGCGGACATGGTTGACGATGCCGAGTTGATCGAACTGGTCGAGATGGAAATTCGCGAACTGTTGAATCAATACGAATTCCCAGGTGATGATACCCCTATCATCGTCGGTTCTGCATTGAAAGCTTTAGAAGGCGAACAAAGCGAAATCGGTGTACAATCCGTAGTTCGCTTAGTTGAAGCATTGGATACGTACATTCCTGAGCCAGAGCGTGCTATTGATGGCAAGTTCCTGATGCCTATCGAAGACGTATTCTCCATCTCCGGTCGCGGTACCGTGGTAACTGGTCGTGTTGAGCGTGGTATCGTCAAAGTCGGTGAGGCTGTTGAGATCGTTGGTATTAAAGATACCGTTCAAACGACCTGTACCGGTGTAGAAATGTTCCGCAAGCTGCTTGACCAAGGTCAGGCGGGCGATAACGTCGGTGTATTGTTGCGTGGTACTAAAAGAGAAGATGTTGAGCGTGGTCAAGTATTGGCTCATGTCAACTCCATCAAGCCACACGCGCACTTCAAGGCTGAGATTTACGTGCTGTCAAAAGAAGAGGGTGGTCGTCATACCCCGTTCTTTAATGGCTATCGTCCGCAGTTCTACTTCAGAACCACCGACGTAACCGGAGCGGTCGATCTGCCAGAAGGCGTTGAAATGGTAATGCCTGGCGATAACATCGCCGTTACCGTGAAACTAATCTCACCGATTGCGATGGAAGACGGTTTACGTTTTGCAATTCGCGAAGGTGGTCGTACCGTCGGTGCGGGTGTTGTTGCTTCTATTATCGAGTAA
- the secE gene encoding preprotein translocase subunit SecE: protein MNAHAEEVSSVVDIVKLALSLVFVVAGISAFYYFSDFQLLYRVLILVAVLAAAVAVGFTTAKGRGLWGFMLESKQEFKRIVWPTKDEAVRTTLMVFLMVFIVGLILWLLDMFLFWGVQLLMSQGIK from the coding sequence ATGAACGCACACGCAGAAGAAGTCTCCTCAGTGGTCGACATCGTAAAGTTGGCTTTATCTCTGGTTTTTGTTGTTGCCGGCATTTCAGCGTTCTATTATTTCTCTGATTTCCAGCTACTTTATCGTGTTTTGATTTTGGTTGCGGTTTTGGCTGCAGCTGTCGCTGTGGGGTTCACAACAGCCAAAGGGCGAGGTTTGTGGGGCTTCATGCTTGAATCTAAGCAGGAATTCAAAAGAATCGTATGGCCTACTAAAGACGAGGCGGTTCGTACTACGCTGATGGTTTTTCTAATGGTTTTTATAGTCGGCTTAATACTGTGGTTGCTGGATATGTTTTTATTTTGGGGTGTTCAACTGCTGATGAGTCAGGGGATTAAATAA
- the nusG gene encoding transcription termination/antitermination protein NusG: MSLRWYVVHAYSNFENKVKQALEERITREGLQEFFGKILVPTEEVVEMRMGQQRKSERKFFPGYVLVQMELNDETWHLVRNVPRVLGFIGGASDRPSPISEKEAMAILNRVEEGVNKPRPKVLFEVGEVVRITDGPFKDFNGNIEEVNYEKSRLRVSVLIFGRSTPVELEFGQVEKA; encoded by the coding sequence ATGTCGCTTCGTTGGTATGTTGTTCACGCATATTCGAATTTCGAAAACAAGGTTAAACAAGCCCTGGAAGAGCGGATTACGCGGGAAGGTTTGCAGGAGTTTTTTGGGAAAATCCTGGTTCCCACCGAAGAAGTTGTTGAGATGCGCATGGGCCAGCAACGGAAAAGCGAAAGAAAATTCTTTCCTGGTTACGTGCTTGTGCAAATGGAATTGAATGATGAAACATGGCATTTAGTTAGGAACGTCCCTAGAGTTTTAGGCTTTATTGGTGGGGCATCGGATAGGCCGTCGCCTATCTCAGAAAAAGAAGCGATGGCTATATTGAATCGCGTTGAAGAAGGCGTAAATAAACCAAGGCCTAAGGTATTGTTTGAGGTTGGGGAAGTTGTTCGGATTACCGATGGCCCATTTAAAGACTTTAATGGCAATATTGAGGAAGTCAATTACGAGAAAAGCCGGTTGCGCGTGTCTGTTCTTATTTTCGGTAGATCTACACCAGTCGAATTAGAATTTGGTCAGGTTGAAAAAGCCTAG
- the rplK gene encoding 50S ribosomal protein L11 — protein MAKKIDSYIKLQVKAGEANPSPPIGPALGQRGVNIMEFCKAFNARTQEVEKGLPLPVVITVYSDKSFTFITKTPPASVLLKKAVGIKSGSSKPNSNKVGTVSRAQLEEIAKTKMEDLNAANLEAAIRIIAGSARSMGLNVEGV, from the coding sequence ATGGCAAAAAAAATTGATTCTTACATCAAGCTGCAAGTGAAGGCAGGCGAGGCTAATCCTAGTCCTCCAATTGGTCCCGCTCTGGGTCAGCGTGGTGTAAATATTATGGAGTTCTGTAAGGCATTTAATGCAAGAACTCAAGAAGTTGAGAAAGGCTTGCCTTTGCCGGTCGTTATCACTGTATATAGTGATAAAAGCTTCACTTTTATTACTAAAACTCCGCCGGCGTCAGTTTTGTTGAAAAAAGCAGTTGGTATTAAAAGCGGAAGTAGCAAACCGAATTCGAATAAGGTTGGCACAGTATCTCGTGCTCAATTAGAAGAAATCGCGAAAACCAAAATGGAAGATTTAAATGCGGCTAATTTAGAAGCGGCGATAAGAATTATTGCGGGAAGCGCTCGCAGCATGGGCTTGAACGTGGAGGGCGTGTAA